A part of Arachis hypogaea cultivar Tifrunner chromosome 12, arahy.Tifrunner.gnm2.J5K5, whole genome shotgun sequence genomic DNA contains:
- the LOC140176849 gene encoding protein MAIN-LIKE 1-like has product MVLDDRYVPYLQMAGLYHLARLNDRWFRLDEALVSAFVERWRPETHTFHMPFGECTITLQDVAYQLGLPVDGHYVSGCLSEFHIYIEGGRPAWVWFEELFGVVPPPSQVQKYAVNCSWFQETFGECPEGADEDTVRRYARAYIMMLLGTQFFADKSGNRVHIRWLPFVARLEEMGTYSWGSAALAWLYRCMCRVANRNVIKLAGPLQLLQSWIFWRFPRFRPAGFETFSWPLASRWSGYIPSSSEKGPRVQTWRLWIDRLQDREVSM; this is encoded by the exons atggtcctggatgacagatacgttccgtACCTGCAGATGGCTGGTCTTTACCATCTTGCAAGGTtgaacgatagatggttccggTTGGACGAGGCCCTTGTGAGTGCGTTTGTTGAGCGATGGCGTCCGGAGACTCACACGTTTcacatgccgttcggagagtgcactatCACACtgcaggacgtggcataccagctggGTTTGCCAGTGGACGGGCATTACGTCAGCGGCTGCCTATCAGAGTTCCATATATACATCGAGGGTGGCCGTCCAGCCTGGGTTTGGTTCGAGGAGTTGTTTGGAGTGGTACCTCCTCCTagccaggttcagaagtacgcggtcaactgcagctggtttcaggagacGTTTGGTGAGTGCCCGGAGGGAGCTGATGAGGATACTGTGCGTCGTTATGcccgtgcgtacatcatgatgttgttgggcacgcAGTTTTTTGCGGACAAGTCGGGTAACCGCgttcacatcagatggcttccgTTTGTAGCTAGGCTGGAGGAGATGGGGACCTACAGCTGGGGTTCTGCAGCACtggcatggttgtaccggtgcatgtgccgtgTGGCGAACAGAAATGTTATCAAGCTAGCGGGCCCACTTCAGCTACTTCAGTCATGGATTTTCTGGCGATTTCCTCGGTTTAGGCCTGCAGGATTTGAGACGTTTAGCTGGCCACTGGCCTCGAG gtggtcaggttacaTCCCTTCCAGTAGCGAGAAGGGCCCTAGAGTTCAGACTTGGAGGCTATGGATAGACCGGTTGCAGGATAGAGAGGTCAGTATGTAA